The Bacteroidota bacterium genome includes a region encoding these proteins:
- the fabG gene encoding 3-oxoacyl-[acyl-carrier-protein] reductase codes for MTELKEKRALVTGGSRGIGKAIVEELAKQGCSVVFTYQSSEEAAKAIEAEHAAEGRKVLGFKADAASFEDAQKAVDFTVQNLGGCDFLVNNAGITRDKFLMMMKEADFTEVMDANLKSVFNYTKAVMKPMMSQRFGRIINITSVVGLTGNAGQSNYAASKAGMIGFTKSVAKEVASRNITCNAVAPGFIQTDMTAKLKDDIKQELLNHIPLKALGEPGHIAKTVAFLVSPAADYITGQVIAVDGGMTM; via the coding sequence ATGACAGAATTAAAAGAGAAGAGAGCACTCGTAACAGGCGGCTCCAGAGGAATCGGAAAAGCGATAGTTGAAGAGCTGGCAAAACAGGGCTGCTCTGTCGTTTTTACTTATCAGTCCTCGGAAGAAGCTGCAAAAGCCATCGAGGCTGAGCACGCTGCCGAAGGAAGAAAAGTACTCGGATTCAAGGCTGATGCTGCAAGTTTTGAGGATGCTCAAAAAGCGGTCGATTTCACTGTTCAGAATCTCGGCGGATGTGATTTCCTGGTGAACAATGCCGGAATCACCCGCGACAAATTTCTGATGATGATGAAAGAAGCCGATTTCACCGAAGTAATGGATGCCAACCTTAAGAGCGTTTTTAACTACACAAAGGCTGTAATGAAGCCGATGATGTCGCAGAGATTTGGAAGAATAATCAACATCACTTCTGTTGTGGGTCTTACCGGTAATGCCGGACAGTCCAATTATGCAGCCAGCAAGGCGGGCATGATAGGCTTTACCAAATCTGTTGCGAAGGAAGTTGCTTCCAGAAATATTACTTGTAATGCAGTTGCCCCCGGTTTTATTCAGACCGACATGACTGCGAAACTTAAAGACGATATCAAACAAGAATTATTAAATCATATTCCGCTAAAAGCTCTCGGAGAGCCCGGACACATCGCCAAAACTGTTGCGTTCCTCGTTTCTCCGGCTGCCGACTATATAACCGGACAGGTTATAGCCGTCGATGGCGGGATGACGATGTAA
- a CDS encoding ketoacyl-ACP synthase III, translated as MTNNSKINATITAVGMYVPDEVLDNDYFSSYLDTNDEWIVSRTGIKERRILRNGATSDLAYGALKDLMDSSDLKAEEIDAIIVATVTPDMLFPATACLVQEKIGAKNAWGFDLSAACSGFLFALQTGASLVASGAYKKVVVIGADKMSSIVDYSDRNNCILFGDAAGAVLLEPTEDKSLGIKDSILHVDGSGADYLHMKGGGSLNPPSHETVDNKMHYLYQEGKAVYKRAVLGMAEVSAEIMEKNGLKGEDVAWLAPHQANLRIIDSTASRMGVGMDKVMLNIEKYGNTTSGTIPTCLAEYYRAGKVKKGDNVILAAFGAGFTWGSIYLTWSMD; from the coding sequence ATGACCAACAATTCCAAAATAAATGCCACGATTACCGCGGTAGGCATGTATGTGCCTGATGAGGTGCTCGACAATGATTATTTTTCAAGTTACCTTGATACGAATGATGAATGGATAGTATCGCGAACCGGAATTAAAGAGAGAAGAATTTTAAGAAATGGTGCCACAAGCGACCTTGCATATGGTGCCTTAAAAGATTTAATGGACTCATCGGACCTGAAAGCCGAAGAGATTGACGCAATTATTGTTGCCACCGTGACCCCCGACATGCTTTTCCCTGCAACCGCATGCCTGGTACAGGAAAAAATCGGAGCGAAAAACGCGTGGGGATTCGACCTTTCAGCAGCGTGCTCAGGATTCCTTTTTGCGCTCCAGACTGGTGCCAGTCTTGTGGCATCGGGCGCATATAAGAAAGTGGTCGTAATCGGTGCTGACAAGATGAGTTCCATTGTGGACTACTCTGACCGGAACAATTGTATACTGTTCGGAGATGCAGCCGGAGCGGTTTTGCTTGAGCCGACTGAAGATAAATCACTTGGAATAAAGGATTCGATACTTCATGTTGACGGTTCAGGAGCCGATTATTTGCACATGAAAGGTGGCGGAAGCCTTAATCCACCATCACATGAGACCGTTGACAACAAGATGCACTACCTCTATCAGGAAGGGAAAGCTGTTTATAAAAGAGCAGTTCTCGGAATGGCAGAAGTATCGGCTGAGATTATGGAGAAAAACGGTTTGAAGGGTGAGGATGTGGCATGGCTCGCACCACATCAGGCAAACCTTCGCATCATCGATTCCACTGCGAGCAGAATGGGAGTCGGTATGGACAAAGTGATGCTGAATATTGAAAAATATGGAAATACAACCTCGGGAACCATCCCCACCTGTCTGGCAGAATATTACAGAGCCGGAAAAGTAAAAAAAGGTGACAATGTGATTCTTGCCGCCTTTGGTGCCGGATTTACATGGGGTTCGATTTATCTTACCTGGAGCATGGACTAA
- a CDS encoding DUF177 domain-containing protein yields MKIKISALEFGRNELDYTGNVSELGLEAPFYGKYELFISIDKTHQQLLVDVNLLVNAKFECDRCTADLESKRDIGFTLLYLFDERSKETDDPDVNYLSREADKIDITTELYDYAYLDIPFKKLCSEDCKGLCPRCGTDLNKSDCKCDKDPINPVWADLEKLKDDFKED; encoded by the coding sequence TTGAAAATAAAGATATCCGCATTGGAGTTTGGCAGGAACGAGTTGGATTACACAGGAAATGTGTCAGAACTTGGTCTGGAAGCCCCATTTTACGGTAAATACGAACTTTTTATATCGATTGACAAGACACATCAGCAGCTTTTGGTGGATGTGAATTTGCTTGTAAATGCGAAATTTGAGTGCGACAGATGCACGGCAGACCTCGAGTCAAAGCGGGACATAGGCTTTACACTTCTCTATCTTTTTGATGAAAGAAGCAAGGAAACTGATGATCCTGATGTAAATTATTTGTCGAGGGAAGCGGATAAAATAGATATTACAACTGAGTTGTACGACTATGCTTATCTTGATATTCCATTCAAGAAATTGTGCAGTGAAGACTGCAAAGGGTTGTGTCCCCGCTGCGGAACAGACCTGAATAAAAGTGATTGTAAATGTGACAAAGACCCGATAAACCCCGTTTGGGCGGATCTTGAGAAACTAAAAGACGATTTTAAAGAAGATTAA
- the acpP gene encoding acyl carrier protein → MDIEVKFNQIIQDKLGVEESQITPEASFRNDLQADSLDLMELFMAFESEFNIQAPEDQVEKLDTVGAALAFIKEETSKK, encoded by the coding sequence ATGGACATTGAAGTAAAATTCAATCAAATTATTCAAGACAAACTTGGCGTAGAAGAATCACAGATCACACCTGAAGCAAGCTTCAGAAACGATCTTCAGGCAGATTCACTCGATCTCATGGAGCTTTTCATGGCTTTCGAATCAGAATTTAACATTCAGGCACCCGAAGATCAGGTTGAAAAACTTGATACAGTTGGTGCTGCACTTGCCTTCATCAAAGAAGAAACAAGCAAAAAATAA
- a CDS encoding DEAD/DEAH box helicase family protein codes for MNEAKTRQDIIDHRLAKAGWNVNNPAQVKRELDIKIKSPDSVQEDGHVYDGHRYADYALLGDDGYPLAVVEAKKSSRDARIGQEQAKQYAKNIQAQLKGKLPFVFYTNGNDIYFWDTEKYPPRKVYGFPTKKDLERLSFLREHEKPLSKELINTEISGRPYQIEAIRSVFEGIDHARRKFLLVMATGTGKTRTCVSMIDVLMRTNRVQRVLFLVDRIALMNQALDAFREYLPNAPLWPQRGETKFVTNRRVYVTTYQTMLNIIEDDDYRLSPFFFDLIVADESHRSIYNVYKNIFDYFDALQTGLTATPKDALERNTFKLFQCEDGLPTFAYSYEEALKNNPPYLCDFEVLKIRTRFLKEGIRKETISIEDQKRLLKAGKEPEEINFEGTEIEKSVTNLGTNTLIVREFMEECIKDDSGVLPGKTIFFAMTIAHAQRLREVFDDLFPEYKGEIAKVIVSEDPKVYGKGGLLDQFVNKNFPRIAISVDMLDTGLDVRELVNLVFAKPVFSYTKFWQMIGRGTRLLEPKKIKPWCKTKEKFLIIDCWGNFDYFMIEPGGVTEKPSIPLPVRLFLTRLQKLTLAQSLKKTPIIEDCINRLKAEIASLPQNNVVILDAKTKLDRIDDNYWSDLTKEKTEFLQKEIAPLMRTRSGEDFDAMYFELKVLLYSIAKIDEKQEKKLRENQLSGTSKAIIEMVADLPLSVNVVANQKDLINSVLTDGYLQKGGEPELNLLIEKLGPLMKLRDPVKQNQVSLDLEDVTHEKRYIKFGPGHGRITVQKYRDRVEALIKNLEQKNAVLRKIKLGESITDEELNQLAATLQENDPYPTEENLQKAYEARKVKFLDLIKYIMGVSGLVSFPQKVTTAFDAFIAEHNNLTTKQIQFIQTLQSFIIENGELSKKDLVSEPFTKFHNNGFLGLFDHQLQQEILQLTDRILNYA; via the coding sequence ATGAACGAAGCTAAAACGCGCCAGGATATAATTGACCATCGGCTCGCCAAAGCCGGTTGGAATGTAAACAATCCTGCCCAAGTCAAAAGAGAACTGGATATAAAGATCAAAAGCCCGGATTCCGTACAGGAAGATGGGCATGTGTATGACGGGCATCGTTATGCTGACTATGCTCTTCTCGGTGATGACGGTTATCCTTTGGCGGTCGTTGAAGCAAAAAAATCCTCCCGTGATGCAAGAATTGGTCAGGAACAGGCAAAGCAGTACGCAAAAAACATTCAGGCTCAACTAAAAGGTAAACTGCCGTTTGTTTTTTACACCAATGGCAATGACATCTATTTCTGGGATACTGAGAAATACCCTCCACGCAAAGTTTATGGATTCCCTACAAAAAAAGACCTTGAAAGGTTATCGTTCCTGCGGGAACATGAAAAACCTCTCTCCAAAGAACTTATAAATACTGAGATTAGTGGCAGACCTTATCAAATTGAGGCGATCCGTTCGGTATTTGAAGGTATCGACCACGCAAGAAGGAAATTTCTTTTGGTTATGGCAACAGGAACCGGAAAAACCCGTACCTGTGTGTCGATGATTGATGTTCTCATGAGGACAAACAGGGTGCAAAGAGTTTTATTTCTGGTTGACAGAATTGCCCTGATGAATCAGGCACTTGATGCATTCAGGGAATATCTCCCCAATGCTCCCCTTTGGCCTCAGAGGGGTGAAACCAAATTTGTCACAAACCGGAGAGTTTATGTGACAACCTACCAGACAATGCTTAATATCATTGAAGATGACGATTACAGGCTGAGTCCCTTCTTTTTTGATTTGATTGTTGCCGACGAAAGTCACAGGTCAATCTACAATGTTTACAAAAACATATTCGATTATTTTGATGCCCTTCAAACCGGTTTAACAGCCACCCCAAAAGATGCTCTTGAACGGAATACATTTAAACTTTTTCAGTGTGAAGACGGACTCCCGACATTTGCGTATTCCTATGAAGAGGCATTAAAAAACAATCCTCCCTATCTCTGCGATTTTGAGGTTCTGAAAATCAGAACGAGATTCTTAAAAGAGGGGATCAGAAAAGAGACAATTTCGATTGAGGATCAAAAGCGGTTACTCAAAGCCGGGAAAGAACCCGAGGAGATTAATTTCGAAGGTACCGAAATCGAGAAGAGTGTTACAAATCTTGGTACCAATACCCTGATTGTCAGGGAATTTATGGAAGAGTGTATAAAAGACGATAGCGGAGTTCTTCCTGGGAAAACGATATTTTTTGCAATGACAATTGCGCATGCACAACGGCTTCGGGAAGTTTTTGATGACCTCTTTCCCGAATATAAAGGGGAGATCGCAAAAGTAATTGTATCTGAGGACCCAAAAGTTTACGGCAAGGGGGGATTACTCGATCAATTTGTGAATAAAAACTTCCCCCGCATCGCAATCAGTGTTGATATGCTCGATACAGGTCTTGATGTCAGGGAACTGGTCAATCTTGTTTTTGCCAAGCCTGTCTTTTCATATACAAAATTCTGGCAGATGATCGGACGGGGAACCCGCCTTCTCGAACCAAAAAAGATAAAACCCTGGTGCAAAACAAAAGAGAAGTTTTTGATAATCGACTGCTGGGGGAACTTTGACTACTTTATGATTGAGCCCGGCGGGGTAACTGAGAAACCATCCATTCCGTTACCCGTCAGACTGTTTTTAACCCGGCTTCAAAAACTGACTTTGGCTCAGTCGTTAAAAAAGACCCCGATCATTGAAGATTGCATAAACAGGCTGAAAGCTGAAATAGCCTCCTTGCCCCAGAACAATGTGGTAATCCTTGATGCAAAAACGAAACTTGACCGGATCGACGATAATTACTGGTCAGACCTGACAAAAGAAAAAACCGAGTTTCTGCAGAAGGAGATAGCTCCCCTGATGCGTACCCGTTCGGGTGAAGATTTTGATGCGATGTATTTCGAATTGAAGGTGCTGTTATATTCAATCGCCAAAATTGATGAAAAACAGGAAAAGAAGTTAAGAGAGAATCAGCTTTCCGGAACTTCAAAAGCAATAATCGAAATGGTTGCTGATCTTCCCCTGAGTGTAAATGTGGTGGCAAATCAGAAGGATCTGATCAATTCCGTCCTGACAGATGGTTATCTGCAAAAAGGGGGTGAACCGGAATTGAATCTCCTGATTGAAAAACTGGGTCCGTTGATGAAGTTGCGGGACCCCGTAAAACAAAACCAGGTGTCACTCGATCTGGAGGATGTTACACATGAAAAACGATATATCAAGTTTGGTCCCGGTCACGGAAGAATCACCGTGCAAAAATACCGTGATCGTGTGGAGGCTCTTATCAAAAACCTTGAACAAAAAAATGCCGTGCTTCGCAAGATCAAACTTGGTGAAAGCATTACAGATGAAGAATTAAACCAGCTCGCTGCCACCTTACAGGAAAATGATCCTTACCCCACAGAGGAAAATTTACAAAAGGCATATGAAGCACGAAAAGTTAAATTTCTCGACCTTATTAAATATATCATGGGGGTTAGTGGATTGGTATCGTTCCCGCAAAAAGTGACGACCGCTTTTGACGCTTTTATTGCCGAACACAATAATTTAACAACAAAACAGATTCAGTTTATTCAGACTCTTCAATCATTTATCATTGAAAATGGGGAACTGAGTAAAAAGGATCTGGTATCCGAACCATTCACAAAATTCCACAATAACGGCTTTTTGGGATTGTTCGATCATCAACTGCAACAGGAAATTTTACAATTAACGGACAGAATTTTAAACTATGCTTAA
- a CDS encoding type I restriction-modification system subunit M has protein sequence MLNQTLKSSINRLWDKLWSGGIANPLTAIEQISYLLFMKRLDELDLKKKQDSEFTGESYQSLFEGEKEVLRWSHFRQLEGGEMRDHIQNNVFPFLKKLGKDDAPFAKYMANAVFIISKPSLLVEAVSIIDEIFEEILKQQMEGQGFQDTQGDLYEFLLSEITTAGKLGQFRTPRHIIQLMCELVNPKLGDTICDPAAGTAGFLLGAYQHIITQFTSEQNQQVDENGLVRGLLGDKLTDERQWTHLKEKTFYGYDADESMVRIALMNLMMHGISSPNIEQKDTLSKYYNEDGIYDVIMANPPFKGSIDKRDINDSLSLQTTKTELLFLNRIINSLKIGGRAGVIVPDGVLFGSSNAHKQARKMLLDDCELQGIISMPSGIFKPYAGVSTAILVFVKGGTTENVWFYDMQADGYSLDDKRNKIDANDLSDIVSKWNSRTEQTENDRGSKFFYVEKAEIENNDLDLSINRYKVAEHKDVVYQDPKEILAKIEALENEILLGINELKKL, from the coding sequence ATGCTTAATCAGACTCTAAAATCATCAATCAACCGTCTATGGGATAAACTTTGGAGCGGGGGAATTGCAAATCCTCTTACCGCCATCGAACAGATTTCATATCTGCTGTTTATGAAACGGCTGGATGAACTTGATCTTAAAAAGAAACAGGATTCGGAATTTACGGGCGAATCTTATCAATCCCTTTTTGAAGGTGAAAAAGAGGTTCTCAGGTGGAGCCATTTTCGACAACTGGAGGGGGGAGAGATGCGCGACCATATTCAAAATAATGTCTTCCCGTTCCTCAAAAAACTGGGGAAAGATGATGCTCCTTTTGCAAAATATATGGCCAATGCTGTTTTTATCATTTCGAAGCCGTCCCTCCTGGTTGAAGCTGTATCAATTATCGATGAAATTTTTGAAGAGATTTTAAAGCAACAGATGGAAGGGCAGGGCTTTCAGGATACACAGGGCGACCTCTACGAGTTTTTACTCTCCGAGATTACCACTGCGGGTAAACTGGGGCAGTTCAGAACTCCAAGACATATTATTCAACTTATGTGTGAACTGGTAAACCCAAAGCTGGGCGACACGATCTGCGACCCGGCAGCAGGAACTGCAGGCTTTTTACTGGGTGCATATCAACATATCATCACACAATTTACGAGTGAGCAGAATCAGCAGGTTGACGAAAACGGATTGGTGCGTGGTCTGCTCGGCGACAAACTCACGGATGAAAGACAATGGACGCATCTGAAGGAGAAGACTTTTTACGGTTATGATGCCGATGAAAGCATGGTTCGCATCGCTCTGATGAATCTTATGATGCACGGTATCTCAAGTCCGAATATTGAACAGAAAGATACACTTTCCAAATACTATAATGAGGACGGGATTTACGATGTTATCATGGCAAATCCACCTTTTAAGGGGAGCATTGACAAGAGAGATATCAACGATTCCTTATCGCTGCAAACCACAAAAACGGAGCTTTTGTTTTTGAACAGAATCATCAATTCCTTAAAAATTGGAGGCAGGGCTGGGGTTATTGTTCCTGACGGTGTTTTGTTCGGTTCGAGTAATGCCCACAAACAGGCGAGGAAAATGCTACTTGATGATTGTGAACTTCAGGGGATTATTTCGATGCCGAGCGGAATATTTAAGCCCTATGCAGGAGTGAGTACCGCCATTTTGGTTTTTGTCAAAGGTGGTACTACTGAAAACGTGTGGTTTTATGACATGCAGGCTGATGGCTACAGTCTGGATGACAAAAGGAATAAAATTGATGCCAATGATCTGAGCGATATCGTATCAAAGTGGAATTCAAGAACTGAACAAACGGAGAATGACAGAGGCAGTAAATTTTTCTATGTCGAGAAAGCAGAAATCGAAAATAACGACCTCGATTTAAGCATCAACAGGTATAAGGTTGCAGAACATAAAGATGTTGTTTATCAAGACCCGAAGGAAATTTTGGCTAAGATTGAGGCTCTTGAAAATGAGATATTGCTGGGGATTAATGAGTTGAAGAAGTTATGA
- the plsX gene encoding phosphate acyltransferase PlsX: MQSPGKLSGKCRVVLDAMGGDFAPLNEIKGAIDAEKEDNDLEVWLSGDKNRIEQVLAESNLQFDKNRIIDASQVVMMSDQPSQAYKEKQNSSLAIGLRFVKDGKADAFVSAGNTGAVMLFSTLIYRKIKGIDRPTIGTLMPCIGGFCTIFDAGASVDSKAHHLAEYAVLGSIYAEEMLGKPNPRVGVISVGEEETKGNEVSKKALQMIKPLGLNFIGNVEGKDIFKGNVDVAVCDGFTGNILLKFAEGVMYLLKHLFKEYADQGIFNKIKVGLFKSSLKSIFSKLNYENYGGVPLLGVNGITIIGHGSSSPLAIKNMIHKAAEAHRKDLLAKLASAIAIRNIDHNEGNPE; the protein is encoded by the coding sequence ATGCAAAGCCCCGGAAAATTGTCCGGCAAGTGTAGAGTTGTGCTTGATGCGATGGGTGGGGATTTTGCCCCCCTGAACGAGATAAAAGGGGCTATCGATGCGGAGAAGGAAGATAATGATCTGGAAGTGTGGCTCTCCGGGGATAAAAACCGGATAGAGCAGGTGCTTGCGGAGAGTAATCTACAATTCGACAAAAACCGTATCATAGACGCAAGTCAGGTTGTGATGATGAGTGATCAGCCATCACAGGCGTACAAGGAAAAACAGAACTCTTCACTGGCAATCGGATTGCGTTTTGTAAAAGACGGCAAGGCTGATGCATTTGTGAGTGCCGGAAACACCGGTGCAGTTATGTTGTTTTCAACATTAATTTACCGGAAAATTAAAGGAATAGACCGCCCTACGATTGGCACACTGATGCCATGTATCGGCGGTTTTTGCACAATATTTGATGCCGGTGCGAGTGTTGATTCGAAAGCCCATCACCTTGCGGAGTATGCCGTCCTCGGTTCCATTTATGCCGAAGAGATGCTTGGAAAGCCAAATCCAAGAGTCGGTGTTATAAGTGTGGGCGAGGAAGAAACAAAAGGGAACGAAGTTTCAAAAAAAGCCCTGCAGATGATCAAGCCTCTCGGTCTCAATTTTATCGGGAATGTAGAGGGGAAGGATATTTTTAAAGGAAATGTGGATGTGGCCGTCTGTGACGGTTTTACAGGCAATATCCTTTTAAAGTTTGCAGAAGGAGTAATGTACCTGCTGAAGCATCTCTTCAAAGAGTATGCAGATCAGGGCATTTTTAATAAAATTAAAGTTGGCTTGTTCAAAAGTTCACTAAAATCGATCTTTTCCAAGCTCAACTATGAAAATTACGGTGGTGTGCCACTTCTCGGTGTGAACGGGATAACGATAATAGGACACGGATCAAGTTCACCTCTTGCAATTAAAAATATGATACACAAAGCTGCAGAAGCACACCGGAAAGACCTGCTTGCGAAACTCGCGAGTGCGATTGCAATCCGTAATATCGACCACAACGAAGGAAACCCCGAATGA
- the rpmF gene encoding 50S ribosomal protein L32 produces the protein MPNPKRKMSRTRRDKRRTHYKAVAPSVGSCPNCGEVKMNHHACPSCGYYAGRSMFLPKK, from the coding sequence ATGCCAAATCCTAAAAGAAAAATGTCGAGAACCAGAAGAGACAAAAGAAGAACACACTACAAAGCTGTTGCTCCTTCAGTAGGTTCATGTCCAAATTGTGGTGAAGTGAAAATGAATCACCATGCATGCCCTTCCTGCGGATATTATGCAGGAAGATCGATGTTTCTTCCTAAGAAATAG
- the fabD gene encoding ACP S-malonyltransferase, whose product MAKRALLFPGQGSQYVGMAKDLYDNSVEAKEMIKTADDALGVPLSFIMFNGPETDLKQTEYTQPAIFVHSVVLASLLRRLDFEGAAGHSLGEYSALVACNAVQFYDAVKLVRFRGQAMQQAGTDFPGTMAAVIGLDRPALEEICAEASATGIVQCANFNSPGQIVLSGSVDGVLKAMELAKAAKARLVTQLPVSGAFHSPLMQSAKDKLEAKLDTVHFYDAKFPVYANVTAKPVTEKEEIKKNLFLQVTAPVLWEDTIRNMIADGFDEFVEVGPGRVLQGLVKRIDPSVATAGIDKYADIEKYL is encoded by the coding sequence ATGGCAAAGAGGGCTCTACTTTTCCCCGGACAGGGTTCCCAGTATGTCGGAATGGCAAAAGACCTCTACGACAATTCTGTTGAAGCCAAAGAAATGATAAAGACCGCAGATGATGCGCTCGGAGTTCCCCTTTCCTTTATAATGTTTAACGGTCCCGAAACCGATCTGAAGCAGACTGAATATACACAGCCTGCAATTTTTGTTCACAGCGTTGTGCTTGCATCACTTCTAAGACGACTCGATTTTGAAGGAGCTGCGGGGCATTCACTCGGTGAATATTCAGCTCTGGTTGCCTGCAACGCCGTGCAATTTTATGATGCTGTAAAGCTCGTGAGGTTCAGAGGTCAGGCAATGCAGCAGGCAGGAACCGATTTTCCCGGTACAATGGCTGCGGTAATCGGTCTCGACAGACCCGCTCTCGAAGAGATTTGTGCCGAAGCATCCGCAACAGGCATAGTTCAATGTGCCAACTTCAATTCGCCCGGACAGATTGTTCTTTCGGGAAGTGTCGATGGTGTATTGAAAGCGATGGAACTTGCAAAAGCAGCCAAGGCAAGGCTTGTCACTCAGCTTCCCGTTTCGGGAGCATTTCATTCCCCGCTTATGCAATCTGCAAAAGACAAACTCGAAGCAAAACTTGATACAGTTCATTTCTATGACGCAAAATTTCCGGTTTACGCAAATGTGACCGCCAAACCCGTCACAGAGAAGGAAGAGATAAAGAAAAATCTCTTTTTACAGGTAACTGCACCTGTTTTGTGGGAGGATACAATTCGCAACATGATAGCTGACGGCTTCGATGAATTTGTCGAAGTGGGTCCGGGGAGAGTGTTGCAGGGTCTTGTAAAGAGGATTGACCCCTCTGTTGCAACCGCCGGAATAGATAAATACGCAGATATTGAAAAATATTTATAG
- a CDS encoding restriction endonuclease subunit S, whose amino-acid sequence MKIVHFKFAEIFNFNNKSTFKAGEGLDTGLFPFYTSSSTLSKYLNTAQFNTPSLIFGTGGNASIHFNDSQFSVSTDCLVAYLKPEFTDSVETKFIYYYLYGNVHILELGFKGAGLKHISKEYIKNIILPIFPIEFQRNVIKILDLAQSLIEKRKQAILHLDDYIKAVFLDIFGDPVSNPKGWGKKQLNELGKVITGNTPPRDDPTNYSPRFIEWIKTDNIVLEETFITQATEYLSESGLSKARFVNPNSILVACIAGSIESIGRAGITDRKVSFNQQINAIEPNSDMNSLFFYWLLKMTKVHIQNHATNGMKRILTKGEFQKIKFIKPSFETQIKFSLIVNSVELLKQKMKSQLQELEDNFQVQLQRAFRGE is encoded by the coding sequence ATGAAGATAGTACACTTTAAATTTGCTGAAATTTTCAACTTTAATAATAAATCAACTTTCAAAGCTGGAGAAGGTTTGGACACAGGTCTTTTCCCATTTTATACTTCAAGTTCAACATTATCAAAATATCTGAATACTGCTCAATTTAATACCCCAAGTCTGATATTTGGAACAGGGGGAAATGCCAGTATTCACTTCAATGATTCACAATTTTCAGTTTCGACGGATTGTTTAGTTGCATACTTAAAACCCGAGTTTACAGATTCTGTTGAAACAAAATTTATATATTATTATCTTTATGGAAATGTTCATATTCTCGAACTTGGATTTAAGGGAGCCGGATTAAAGCATATTTCAAAGGAATATATAAAAAATATAATTCTCCCAATTTTCCCGATTGAATTTCAAAGGAATGTTATAAAAATTCTTGATCTGGCTCAATCACTCATTGAAAAACGAAAACAGGCAATTTTGCATTTGGATGATTATATCAAAGCAGTTTTCCTGGATATATTTGGGGATCCGGTGAGTAATCCGAAGGGGTGGGGGAAGAAGCAATTAAATGAACTTGGAAAAGTGATTACAGGAAATACACCTCCTCGCGATGACCCAACAAACTATTCTCCTCGATTTATTGAATGGATCAAAACAGATAATATTGTTTTGGAAGAGACTTTTATCACACAGGCAACAGAGTATTTATCAGAAAGTGGTTTATCGAAGGCGAGATTTGTAAATCCCAATTCTATTTTGGTTGCATGTATTGCGGGAAGCATAGAATCGATCGGACGAGCAGGAATCACAGATAGGAAGGTCTCCTTCAACCAACAAATAAATGCGATTGAACCTAATTCAGACATGAATTCACTATTTTTTTATTGGCTTTTGAAAATGACAAAAGTCCATATTCAAAATCATGCAACTAACGGAATGAAGCGAATACTAACCAAAGGTGAATTTCAAAAAATTAAATTTATCAAGCCTTCATTTGAAACTCAAATCAAGTTTTCGTTAATCGTAAACAGTGTTGAATTGTTAAAACAAAAAATGAAATCTCAGCTGCAGGAACTGGAGGACAATTTTCAGGTACAGCTTCAGAGGGCGTTCAGGGGGGAGTAG
- a CDS encoding DUF1801 domain-containing protein has protein sequence MRKDLSSIDQYISEADEKAKEMLRSLREIISEAAPGTTECISYGMPAFRLRRVVVYFAAFKNHVSLFPGASGVATFAEELKQWKCSKGTIQFPIGQPLPVELIQKIVAFRLEEETERDKSRKHS, from the coding sequence TTGAGAAAAGACCTCTCCTCGATAGATCAGTATATCTCTGAAGCTGATGAGAAAGCAAAGGAAATGCTTCGTTCGCTGCGCGAAATAATTTCTGAAGCTGCACCGGGAACAACGGAGTGTATAAGTTATGGCATGCCCGCTTTTCGTCTCCGGCGGGTGGTTGTGTATTTTGCAGCTTTCAAAAATCATGTCAGCCTTTTCCCCGGAGCCTCGGGTGTGGCAACCTTCGCAGAGGAATTGAAGCAATGGAAGTGTTCAAAAGGCACGATACAATTCCCAATTGGTCAACCGCTTCCGGTCGAGCTTATCCAAAAAATTGTTGCTTTCAGGTTGGAGGAAGAAACGGAAAGAGATAAGTCAAGAAAACACAGTTGA